A single window of Tenericutes bacterium MZ-XQ DNA harbors:
- a CDS encoding type II secretion system protein GspE, with the protein MALKRIGDVLLDAKIITKKQLEDALKKQEKNERLGETIVRLQYASEMQILKALEDSTGVQRVSLMHFTIDENVLKLVDESFCRRNTMIPLRIEGNKLMFATSDPLDFSVTEELRLMTGYRPKMYSAPKNEINTQIEKYYGFTRTLEALGVKQNVSMDEVTEEEDDYSDTPMVNLVNQILTSAVFQRASDIHIDPLDDKVVVRYRVDGVLDIVKEFPIKILNQMVSRIKVMSGMDITETRIPQDGRIQTAIQQKNIDLRISTLPTVRGEKVVMRILDISGGANRLDSIGLSKKEEKLVRDMIAKPNGIVLVSGPTGSGKTTTLYACLEELNKPNVNIVTVENPVELKMEGVNQVQVEPDVNLTFASALRSILRQDPNIIMVGEIRDVETAEIAIRASLTGHLVLSTIHTNDAVKTVTRLLDMEIELFLIASSLTGVISQRLVRKLCTECSYDDEPTPTEVVMFKKQGIDLDHVKRAKGCPSCNYKGYAGRVGIFEVLPISDQMRKLIAENATFDELEKEAKYSGMQSILSSGLKKIQEGVTTLEEVMKVAEE; encoded by the coding sequence ATGGCATTAAAAAGAATCGGTGATGTTTTACTAGATGCTAAGATTATTACAAAAAAACAGCTTGAAGATGCGCTAAAAAAACAAGAAAAAAATGAACGCCTTGGTGAAACTATCGTGCGTTTACAATATGCATCAGAGATGCAAATCTTAAAAGCATTAGAAGATTCAACTGGCGTTCAAAGAGTATCGCTCATGCATTTCACGATTGATGAAAATGTATTAAAGTTGGTTGATGAGTCTTTTTGTCGCAGAAATACAATGATTCCTTTAAGAATAGAAGGTAATAAATTGATGTTTGCGACATCTGATCCTCTTGATTTTTCAGTGACAGAAGAATTAAGACTTATGACCGGGTATCGACCAAAAATGTATTCTGCACCTAAAAATGAGATTAATACTCAAATTGAAAAATATTATGGGTTTACGAGAACGCTTGAAGCACTTGGTGTCAAACAAAATGTATCCATGGATGAAGTCACTGAAGAAGAAGATGATTATAGTGATACACCAATGGTTAATCTAGTCAATCAAATATTGACATCAGCTGTTTTTCAAAGAGCAAGCGATATCCATATTGATCCACTAGATGATAAAGTTGTTGTTAGATATCGTGTAGATGGTGTTTTAGATATAGTTAAAGAATTTCCGATTAAGATTCTGAATCAAATGGTGAGTCGTATAAAAGTCATGTCGGGCATGGATATTACTGAAACAAGAATACCTCAAGATGGACGTATTCAAACTGCGATTCAACAAAAAAATATCGATTTGCGTATTTCAACTTTACCAACAGTAAGAGGAGAAAAAGTTGTGATGCGTATTTTAGATATCAGTGGTGGAGCTAATCGATTAGATAGTATCGGTTTATCGAAAAAAGAAGAAAAACTCGTAAGAGATATGATTGCCAAACCTAATGGTATTGTACTAGTGAGTGGACCCACAGGATCTGGTAAAACAACGACTTTATACGCATGTCTAGAAGAGTTGAATAAACCTAATGTAAATATTGTTACAGTTGAAAATCCTGTTGAACTTAAAATGGAAGGCGTTAATCAAGTACAAGTTGAACCAGATGTGAACTTAACATTCGCAAGTGCTTTAAGATCTATTTTAAGACAAGATCCAAATATCATTATGGTCGGTGAGATTAGAGACGTAGAAACTGCAGAAATTGCAATTAGAGCATCTTTAACAGGTCACTTAGTTTTATCAACCATACATACAAATGATGCAGTAAAAACAGTGACTAGATTATTAGATATGGAAATCGAACTATTTTTAATCGCATCGTCATTGACTGGTGTAATTTCACAACGTCTTGTAAGAAAACTGTGTACAGAATGTAGTTATGATGATGAACCAACACCAACAGAAGTTGTTATGTTTAAAAAGCAAGGTATTGATTTAGATCATGTGAAACGTGCTAAAGGATGTCCTTCATGTAATTATAAAGGTTATGCTGGTCGTGTTGGAATTTTTGAAGTTTTACCTATATCTGACCAAATGAGAAAACTGATTGCTGAAAATGCAACGTTTGATGAGTTAGAAAAAGAAGCTAAATATTCTGGAATGCAAAGTATATTGTCTTCAGGCTTGAAAAAGATTCAAGAAGGTGTCACAACACTAGAAGAAGTTATGAAAGTTGCGGAGGAATAG